One region of Bacteroidota bacterium genomic DNA includes:
- a CDS encoding heme-binding protein yields MYYVAKFFVSHYNPFRKQGEPMHGVVSKSIPVRNRLAALLRAGFFLLPCVYVSSCDTIQNPSSSAQVCTPLLSQIDVETLISRAVEQAQRLNQRVTIAVSDREGNILGVFRMNGARFVSAPLTVNNAPVQITTVDTCIRKARTAAFLSSNGHAFSTTTACFITRSHFPPGVANAPGGPLFGVGLSNLPGSDIMPNGSALNDLPGGIPVYKGGCLAGGIGVIGAESQFNQSLCTGVSSDEVIALGALSGYSVPDDRRGDRIFIDGIRFLYTTAETPAGNLSLTFAQALALGSVDTDYPIRATPAQRFPNEGEVLLGGGFDFPIVGGSVFTAAEVQSIVLQAKTQAERTRAAIRRPVGAASQVFIAVVDVDGSVLGIWRTPDATIFSYDVSVQKARTALVFSNPNNPNPQNNAEFGQRIRTILGLPSSSSLAITTRAIGFLAQDFFPPGIDRDSLGNRTGSGPLFEGASFAYQFRLLAQGLPTFGPNRGNGVTIFPGGIPLYKNGQIAGAIGVSGDGVDQDDLIAAAGAAGFEPPLNIRSDQFFYQGVRLPYVKFPRQPGIQ; encoded by the coding sequence TTGTACTATGTAGCCAAGTTCTTTGTCAGTCACTACAATCCGTTCAGGAAACAAGGGGAGCCGATGCACGGAGTTGTCAGCAAGTCTATTCCGGTTCGAAACCGATTAGCCGCATTGCTTCGAGCAGGCTTCTTTCTCCTCCCCTGTGTATATGTGTCGTCTTGCGACACGATTCAGAACCCGTCCTCATCCGCCCAAGTCTGTACGCCGCTTCTTTCTCAAATCGACGTTGAAACACTCATTTCCCGCGCAGTTGAACAAGCACAACGTCTCAATCAACGAGTAACTATTGCCGTCTCGGACCGGGAAGGGAACATTCTCGGCGTATTCCGTATGAACGGGGCCCGGTTTGTTTCTGCGCCGCTTACTGTCAACAATGCCCCGGTTCAAATTACAACTGTTGATACGTGTATCCGCAAGGCGCGTACCGCGGCCTTCCTGAGCAGTAACGGGCACGCTTTCTCCACGACCACTGCATGTTTCATTACGCGTTCTCATTTTCCCCCCGGAGTTGCCAATGCTCCCGGCGGACCATTGTTTGGCGTTGGTTTGTCCAATTTGCCCGGCAGCGATATTATGCCGAACGGCAGCGCGCTGAATGATCTCCCCGGAGGCATCCCTGTTTACAAAGGCGGGTGCCTTGCCGGCGGTATCGGCGTTATCGGTGCCGAATCGCAATTCAACCAGTCACTGTGCACGGGAGTCAGTTCCGACGAAGTTATTGCCCTCGGCGCCCTTTCCGGCTACTCTGTGCCGGACGATCGAAGAGGAGATCGAATCTTTATCGACGGGATTCGATTTCTCTACACAACTGCCGAAACACCTGCCGGAAATCTCTCGCTGACATTCGCCCAAGCTCTTGCGCTGGGATCGGTGGATACCGACTATCCGATTCGGGCGACTCCTGCGCAACGTTTTCCGAACGAGGGCGAAGTTCTGCTCGGTGGCGGATTTGACTTTCCGATTGTCGGAGGATCGGTGTTCACGGCTGCCGAAGTTCAATCGATTGTTCTGCAAGCGAAAACTCAGGCCGAACGGACACGCGCTGCGATCCGTCGTCCGGTTGGGGCGGCATCGCAGGTTTTCATTGCAGTGGTTGATGTGGACGGATCCGTTCTTGGAATCTGGCGAACACCGGATGCGACGATTTTCAGCTACGACGTCAGCGTTCAAAAAGCACGAACAGCTCTTGTGTTCAGCAATCCGAACAATCCCAATCCCCAAAACAATGCCGAGTTCGGTCAGAGAATAAGAACAATTCTCGGCCTGCCTTCCAGTTCTTCCCTTGCCATAACAACCCGGGCAATCGGCTTTCTCGCACAAGATTTTTTTCCGCCGGGAATCGACAGGGATTCGTTGGGCAACCGGACAGGGTCGGGTCCGTTGTTTGAAGGAGCAAGCTTCGCCTACCAATTTCGTCTTCTCGCTCAAGGACTTCCTACGTTTGGCCCGAACCGCGGCAACGGCGTCACTATTTTTCCGGGCGGGATTCCTTTGTACAAAAACGGCCAGATTGCCGGTGCCATCGGCGTCAGCGGTGACGGAGTTGATCAGGATGATTTGATTGCCGCGGCCGGGGCAGCAGGATTCGAACCGCCGCTGAACATTCGTTCCGATCAGTTCTTCTATCAAGGCGTCCGGCTTCCGTATGTCAAATTTCCACGCCAGCCCGGAATACAATGA
- a CDS encoding cyclic nucleotide-binding domain-containing protein, translating into MVAYMPSGQTQLKRLEQYKDRWTSFGGNTGIIELSEKPTPEVLKTFEIFADYDEKFLEKISPDISVARWKAGTVLFEEGSYIDIAFFVVSGSVDVYFQKQHASASPIFNRSRTMIATAPAKSEASEQPRAAQTLFQAQIAKQPRSEGAISFLASLDFELPKGGAVKLGAGEIFGEIGALSGWPQSATAKTSSECRLIQIRTSALRTMRKRSTALKSRLDSRYKERSLKSQLRATPLFRELNDSSIEELVQKVELVSSEPDEVIAAEGQPADCLYLIRSGFIKVSRKIAEGSIVVSYLSKGSIFGHTELLLDGMTKWLYTASSKEYSELIRISRADFASLLDGHPAMERLMWDSVVARVKEAGYSKKNISQSEFISSALNKGLVEGNSILVIDLNICTRCDDCVRGCADTHDGIPRFVREGDKIGNFLVTRACYHCEDPVCLVGCPTGAIRRTDVGDVVAIDDKLCIGCASCANNCPYDAITMHETGGQWPVDMIPEGLRGKEKQLASKCDLCYTDPAGPACVRSCPHGCAVRVGDVEEFRNLLWKEA; encoded by the coding sequence GTGGTTGCATATATGCCATCCGGTCAAACTCAACTCAAACGTCTTGAACAGTACAAGGATCGCTGGACATCTTTCGGCGGCAATACGGGTATCATCGAACTTTCCGAGAAACCGACACCGGAAGTCCTGAAAACATTCGAGATATTTGCAGACTATGATGAGAAGTTTCTCGAGAAGATCTCGCCCGACATTTCCGTAGCGAGGTGGAAAGCAGGAACCGTTCTTTTTGAAGAGGGCAGCTACATTGACATCGCCTTCTTCGTTGTGTCGGGATCGGTTGACGTGTATTTCCAGAAGCAGCACGCTTCAGCATCGCCAATCTTCAACCGCTCACGCACGATGATTGCAACGGCACCGGCCAAAAGTGAAGCGAGCGAGCAGCCCCGGGCAGCGCAAACACTGTTTCAGGCACAGATCGCGAAACAACCCCGGAGTGAAGGCGCAATCTCATTTCTTGCGTCGCTGGACTTTGAACTTCCCAAAGGTGGGGCCGTGAAACTTGGCGCGGGAGAGATTTTTGGTGAGATTGGCGCGCTCAGCGGATGGCCGCAATCCGCCACCGCAAAAACATCAAGCGAGTGCAGGTTGATCCAGATTCGTACTTCGGCGCTTCGGACGATGCGAAAGCGTTCAACCGCACTCAAGTCACGTCTTGATTCTCGCTACAAAGAACGCTCGCTGAAGTCACAACTTCGGGCAACGCCATTATTCAGGGAACTCAATGATTCCTCAATAGAAGAACTTGTTCAGAAGGTTGAGCTTGTTTCCAGCGAACCGGATGAAGTAATCGCCGCCGAGGGGCAACCGGCTGATTGCCTCTATCTCATTCGTTCGGGTTTCATCAAAGTATCCAGGAAGATAGCGGAAGGCAGCATCGTCGTTTCGTATCTCTCGAAGGGAAGCATCTTCGGGCACACCGAGCTTCTTCTTGATGGAATGACGAAGTGGTTGTATACGGCCTCATCGAAGGAATATTCTGAGTTAATTAGAATTTCCCGGGCGGATTTTGCATCGTTGCTTGACGGGCACCCGGCAATGGAACGCTTGATGTGGGACTCTGTTGTTGCGCGGGTCAAGGAAGCCGGCTACAGCAAAAAGAACATCAGCCAATCGGAGTTTATTTCGAGTGCGCTCAACAAAGGATTGGTGGAAGGAAACAGCATTCTCGTTATTGACCTGAATATCTGCACACGTTGCGACGACTGCGTACGCGGCTGTGCGGATACACATGATGGAATTCCCCGGTTTGTTCGTGAGGGAGACAAAATCGGCAACTTCCTTGTCACGCGGGCGTGCTATCATTGCGAAGACCCTGTGTGTTTGGTCGGATGCCCGACAGGCGCAATTCGCCGGACAGATGTGGGAGATGTTGTTGCGATCGATGACAAGTTGTGTATCGGCTGTGCCTCATGCGCGAACAACTGTCCGTATGACGCAATCACGATGCACGAAACGGGCGGCCAATGGCCGGTCGACATGATTCCCGAGGGCTTACGCGGCAAAGAGAAACAGCTTGCATCAAAATGCGACCTCTGTTACACGGATCCGGCAGGGCCTGCGTGCGTCAGGAGTTGCCCTCACGGTTGCGCCGTGCGGGTTGGCGATGTGGAAGAGTTCAGAAATCTCCTGTGGAAAGAGGCATGA
- a CDS encoding FHA domain-containing protein, with product MMKARLFCKTGQLAGASFEIGREATIGKAPGNSIQLYPQSISGNHARIFFDEKEKKYIIEDLGSRNGTRLDGVRVRGRERLSELHIITFSNTFDFLFQVMEDSSQQQNNKPDEQAIQKQAPPKASVPDRKTKISDEFVPLPSQSNKEERAGQGTEERQKTVFDDGAFSLPAFQEIREQPVSEDVQRTKVGIDFTPVPSFVEPSKPPKPAAPESLPHYVLIFEGLKGGPAAFDLKEGSMIVGREQSSAIFIDDGSMSRKHAEFVLKEGTLTLKDLGSKNHTYINNQKISKEVEVREGISITFGIVKARLVRKPSK from the coding sequence ATGATGAAGGCGCGATTGTTCTGCAAAACAGGTCAGTTGGCCGGAGCCTCGTTTGAAATCGGCAGGGAGGCAACTATCGGCAAGGCTCCGGGGAATTCGATTCAACTCTATCCGCAGTCAATTTCAGGGAACCATGCGCGCATCTTCTTTGATGAAAAAGAGAAGAAGTACATCATCGAAGATCTCGGTAGTCGTAACGGTACCCGTCTTGATGGCGTCCGTGTCCGGGGAAGAGAACGCCTCAGCGAATTGCATATTATCACTTTTTCAAACACGTTTGATTTTCTCTTTCAGGTGATGGAAGATTCCTCGCAACAGCAGAACAATAAACCCGATGAACAGGCGATACAGAAGCAGGCTCCTCCCAAGGCCTCCGTTCCTGATCGGAAGACGAAAATCAGCGATGAATTCGTTCCCCTTCCCTCACAATCCAACAAAGAAGAGCGTGCCGGTCAAGGAACCGAAGAACGGCAGAAGACTGTCTTTGACGATGGTGCCTTCTCGCTTCCGGCATTTCAAGAGATCCGGGAGCAACCCGTTTCGGAAGATGTCCAACGCACGAAAGTCGGGATTGATTTCACGCCTGTTCCTTCATTTGTCGAACCTTCGAAACCACCGAAACCTGCCGCTCCGGAATCGTTGCCGCATTACGTTTTGATTTTTGAGGGATTGAAAGGAGGGCCCGCTGCGTTCGACCTGAAGGAAGGCTCTATGATCGTAGGTCGTGAACAATCATCCGCCATATTCATTGATGATGGTTCGATGTCGCGCAAACATGCAGAGTTCGTGTTGAAGGAGGGAACGCTGACGCTGAAAGATCTTGGAAGCAAGAATCATACGTATATCAATAATCAGAAAATTTCGAAAGAAGTTGAAGTGAGGGAAGGAATAAGCATCACGTTTGGCATTGTCAAGGCGCGTCTCGTCAGAAAGCCTTCAAAATGA
- a CDS encoding FHA domain-containing protein: MTSVTYSADGSLVLNTPTALPGVLDLLIVGGGPAGTAAAFRAKELGLNALVIDYDDLMKRIRDYPKDKLILPDFGGGDRMRFPKGGNLISALHFSAIDKDEMVDEWKRLYVANSIPAQIGIELLGLQRRGDGVWQVKTWNHNTKSEQTIPARHIAVGIGRGVPRRFDIPGNTDGIAYRLADAHANVNGPALVIGGGTSAAEAVIAISNAKVKANESSAVYWSYRGDKLPKVSKALADVFFEAYIGNGNIRYFPNSEPVAIVTADDKREYLSLRTDRKSIPGRPNETSHLEFSKELCIACIGEDIPEAFLNSLGIRMVTGGPANKKRMCVTSLLETQQPNVYLIGDILSQVYLETQDFNADPSTFREVKHRGNIKAGMIDGVIVAEIVAQRVAGKKEIEVNVQLADEAPTSDQPPVPLSPLMTVFSKITEPPQEKTPDKGAYLVRLTAGGVEEDEFAVNMNGVTTIGRKFCDIVFPEDANLSERHASISHSGDGFSLRDDGSQTGVFLRTTEAKPVEVTDGDLVRLGRQFLIFRQENGQPAFFHYDQSGKQVGKYFPAQEKAIVLGREAPDITLDAKDMTLSRRHLSIATKDRKVFIKDLKSVNGTYLKVRNAVRIEPGEMFRVGSQAFRLDLQEEIVVDRVRVTTKAPSVAKPVAKPVEPVSAPAASGMVVIFKGLDKTVPFDPGQTICTVAENSGIKIVAECHAGICGSDPVRIISGGEHLNPVGEDERGTLEDICGLKPGECRLACMAKPSGAVELEILAS, from the coding sequence ATGACAAGCGTAACGTACTCGGCCGATGGTTCGCTGGTATTGAACACGCCGACAGCGCTACCCGGCGTTCTCGACCTTCTTATTGTCGGAGGAGGCCCGGCAGGAACTGCCGCAGCTTTCCGGGCGAAAGAACTCGGCCTCAATGCGTTGGTGATTGATTATGACGATCTCATGAAGCGCATTCGTGATTATCCGAAGGACAAGTTGATTCTTCCCGATTTCGGCGGCGGAGACCGGATGCGTTTTCCGAAGGGCGGCAACCTCATCTCAGCGCTGCACTTCTCCGCCATTGACAAAGATGAGATGGTGGATGAATGGAAGCGCCTGTATGTTGCAAACAGCATTCCCGCTCAAATTGGAATCGAATTGCTCGGACTCCAACGTCGCGGTGATGGCGTGTGGCAAGTGAAAACGTGGAATCACAACACGAAATCGGAACAGACGATTCCGGCCAGACATATTGCCGTCGGAATCGGGCGCGGCGTGCCGCGACGATTTGACATTCCGGGCAATACAGACGGGATCGCCTACCGGCTTGCCGACGCGCATGCCAATGTGAATGGCCCGGCGCTCGTAATCGGCGGAGGAACTTCGGCTGCCGAGGCTGTTATTGCCATCTCCAATGCAAAAGTAAAAGCAAACGAATCATCGGCGGTGTACTGGTCGTATCGCGGCGACAAACTTCCCAAGGTTTCCAAGGCTCTCGCCGATGTGTTCTTTGAAGCGTACATCGGCAACGGTAATATCCGCTACTTTCCCAACAGTGAGCCGGTGGCAATTGTAACTGCGGATGACAAACGGGAATATCTGTCGCTCAGAACCGATCGCAAGTCGATTCCCGGCCGCCCGAATGAAACGTCGCATCTGGAGTTTTCCAAAGAACTTTGCATAGCCTGCATCGGCGAGGACATTCCCGAGGCGTTTCTCAATTCTCTCGGTATCAGGATGGTGACCGGCGGCCCCGCAAACAAGAAGCGAATGTGTGTCACGTCTCTTCTTGAAACTCAACAACCGAACGTGTATCTCATCGGCGACATACTCAGCCAGGTCTATCTCGAAACACAAGATTTCAATGCCGATCCGTCAACATTCCGGGAAGTAAAACACAGGGGCAATATCAAGGCGGGAATGATTGACGGGGTTATTGTCGCGGAAATCGTTGCCCAGCGGGTCGCAGGAAAGAAAGAGATCGAAGTGAACGTCCAGCTTGCGGATGAAGCGCCAACGTCGGATCAACCGCCGGTTCCCCTATCTCCCCTCATGACCGTGTTCTCTAAAATCACGGAGCCGCCGCAGGAAAAGACGCCGGACAAAGGGGCGTACCTTGTCCGCCTGACGGCCGGCGGAGTAGAGGAAGATGAGTTTGCAGTAAATATGAATGGCGTTACAACGATCGGACGAAAATTCTGCGATATTGTATTTCCGGAGGACGCAAATCTCTCGGAACGTCACGCCTCAATTTCACATAGCGGAGACGGGTTCTCGCTGCGTGACGACGGAAGCCAGACAGGTGTATTTTTGCGAACAACCGAAGCGAAGCCGGTGGAAGTGACCGACGGGGACCTGGTGAGATTGGGCAGACAGTTTCTTATCTTCAGGCAGGAAAACGGACAGCCGGCATTTTTCCATTACGATCAATCCGGAAAACAGGTCGGTAAATATTTTCCGGCACAAGAAAAAGCCATTGTACTTGGTCGCGAAGCTCCAGATATTACGCTTGATGCCAAGGATATGACCCTTTCCCGGCGGCACCTTTCCATCGCTACCAAAGACCGGAAGGTGTTTATCAAAGATCTCAAGAGTGTTAACGGCACGTACCTCAAGGTTCGTAATGCCGTCCGGATCGAACCCGGGGAAATGTTCCGCGTCGGGAGTCAGGCGTTCAGACTAGACTTGCAGGAAGAGATCGTCGTTGATCGGGTTCGGGTGACAACGAAGGCGCCTTCTGTAGCGAAGCCTGTCGCAAAACCTGTTGAACCGGTTTCTGCCCCGGCCGCATCCGGGATGGTGGTTATCTTCAAGGGTCTCGACAAAACAGTCCCGTTCGACCCCGGGCAAACCATTTGTACTGTTGCCGAGAATAGTGGAATCAAGATTGTTGCAGAATGCCATGCAGGAATTTGCGGCAGCGATCCTGTCAGGATTATTTCGGGCGGAGAACATCTGAATCCGGTTGGTGAGGATGAACGTGGAACGCTCGAAGACATTTGCGGTCTAAAACCGGGCGAGTGCAGGCTTGCATGCATGGCGAAGCCTTCAGGCGCCGTTGAACTGGAGATACTTGCTTCGTGA
- a CDS encoding Stp1/IreP family PP2C-type Ser/Thr phosphatase, with protein sequence MKSILFAGKSDVGMVRSENQDAFAKFPEDDLDLSGPRGQLFIVADGMGGHAGGREASRLAVETIGESYFASNGSVVAGLKKAFTDANRAIYEYSLHHPQFHGMGTTCIALVIQKGAAYAAHVGDSRLYRIASKRIDQLTNDHSKVAEMVRRGLITAEESKAHPERSMLYRAMGVRADFDYDLLNGIELGGDEYFLMCTDGLTSYVEDEELRDIVLSNSLQKSCDKLVDLAKQRGGHDNITVQIIQVKGSESFLKSVFRSR encoded by the coding sequence GTGAAGTCTATTCTCTTTGCAGGGAAAAGTGATGTAGGAATGGTTCGATCCGAGAACCAGGATGCCTTTGCCAAATTCCCTGAGGATGATCTCGATCTTTCCGGCCCCAGGGGACAACTCTTCATAGTTGCCGACGGCATGGGAGGTCATGCGGGAGGACGAGAGGCAAGCAGGCTTGCCGTTGAAACAATCGGCGAATCGTACTTTGCGTCGAACGGCTCTGTAGTAGCCGGATTGAAGAAAGCCTTTACCGACGCGAACCGCGCCATCTACGAATACAGTCTTCATCATCCGCAATTTCACGGGATGGGAACCACATGCATAGCGCTGGTCATTCAGAAGGGAGCCGCGTATGCGGCTCACGTCGGCGACAGCAGGTTGTATCGAATTGCATCCAAACGCATCGACCAACTTACCAATGATCATTCCAAAGTTGCGGAAATGGTGAGACGCGGGCTTATCACGGCAGAAGAAAGCAAGGCTCATCCTGAACGTTCGATGTTGTACCGTGCTATGGGCGTTCGAGCGGATTTTGACTACGATCTTCTCAATGGTATTGAGTTGGGTGGTGACGAGTATTTCCTGATGTGTACCGACGGGCTGACATCGTATGTTGAGGATGAAGAATTGAGGGACATTGTACTTTCCAATTCGCTGCAGAAATCATGCGACAAGCTTGTTGATCTTGCAAAACAACGCGGCGGACATGACAACATTACGGTTCAGATCATTCAGGTCAAGGGTTCGGAGAGTTTCTTGAAATCAGTTTTCAGATCGAGATAA
- a CDS encoding NAD(+)/NADH kinase has translation MKFGIIGNRSKHELPGVVKLLVDTLNRSSVEFVIDGEIVELLNGKNVRLGAVEARKHAECIRGVDIVIALGGDGTILSAARTVGAGSTPILGVNLGKLGFLAEFAPDELETSIKNVIANNYHVEERMVLEATSPSLPGQTLFGVNDIVVDKSRSARVMDVETYINGTFAVTYRGDGLIISTPTGSTAYALSNGGPIVTPTSQVIGITPIAPHTLSGRPLIVPDTDTIRVVAYATANEVLLSADGQETGILEPPIEIFIRKAPHTLRLVKCVDRSYYEVLRGKLLWGKDVRQGE, from the coding sequence ATGAAATTCGGAATAATCGGAAACCGGTCGAAACACGAGCTTCCCGGAGTTGTGAAACTGCTTGTCGATACGCTCAACCGCTCGAGCGTCGAGTTCGTGATCGACGGCGAGATCGTCGAGTTGTTGAACGGAAAAAATGTCCGGCTCGGAGCAGTCGAGGCGCGCAAACATGCGGAATGCATTCGCGGGGTCGACATAGTAATCGCGCTGGGTGGCGACGGGACTATTCTTTCGGCTGCCCGGACCGTCGGAGCCGGGAGCACGCCGATTCTCGGCGTGAATCTTGGAAAACTCGGATTCCTTGCCGAGTTTGCGCCGGATGAACTTGAGACTTCAATCAAGAATGTTATTGCGAACAACTATCATGTTGAAGAGCGAATGGTGCTGGAAGCGACATCGCCGTCGCTGCCGGGACAAACATTGTTCGGCGTGAACGACATTGTTGTGGATAAATCGCGCTCGGCACGCGTGATGGATGTCGAAACTTACATCAACGGAACATTTGCCGTAACATACCGGGGCGACGGGCTGATCATTTCCACGCCGACTGGTTCGACCGCGTATGCGCTTTCCAACGGCGGGCCGATAGTTACGCCAACCTCACAAGTCATCGGCATAACGCCGATTGCTCCGCATACTCTCAGCGGCCGCCCCCTCATTGTCCCCGATACCGACACGATTCGCGTTGTCGCGTACGCAACGGCAAATGAAGTATTGCTCTCCGCCGACGGTCAGGAAACGGGAATACTGGAGCCGCCGATCGAAATCTTCATCCGGAAAGCGCCTCACACATTGCGCCTCGTGAAGTGTGTGGACAGGTCGTACTACGAAGTGTTGCGGGGAAAGCTCTTGTGGGGGAAAGATGTGAGGCAGGGAGAGTAG
- a CDS encoding cytochrome c3 family protein, translated as MKRVLYPITLFSVVTLLPVYAWSQKYQTLGPAGCGVGQNNCHAADNKNMIDKHKNSVDDIADSEDARKYAELSGIGAANYLKGSSKCMECHGTIISGKESKDVEEGVSCESCHGPGSGYKDVHQEGKYAPGTIRPGYTKSLPLGLLDIKQDLNARAKMCVRCHYLTDQKILAAGHPSGEKFNYRSGMKSVAKHWRHPITDEDQSVKYFADAKKVRGPATAGPAPKPAGKPGNATVGVQSVSGQSVTDIDQEGDSAPRQRVRRPPPPPKPVPADVSAAPPPPKEPIVLPPFPAITDSTRVDSVLLLLKQRLELLYRKTGG; from the coding sequence GTGAAACGTGTTCTGTATCCCATCACTCTCTTCAGCGTTGTGACTCTTTTGCCGGTCTACGCATGGAGTCAGAAGTATCAAACACTCGGCCCCGCCGGATGCGGTGTCGGGCAGAACAACTGTCACGCCGCCGACAACAAGAACATGATCGATAAGCACAAGAACTCGGTCGATGATATTGCAGATAGCGAAGATGCGAGAAAATATGCTGAACTCTCGGGCATCGGCGCTGCAAATTATCTCAAGGGATCATCGAAGTGCATGGAGTGTCACGGCACAATCATTTCAGGAAAAGAGAGCAAGGACGTTGAAGAAGGTGTAAGCTGCGAAAGCTGCCACGGGCCCGGCAGCGGATACAAGGACGTTCATCAGGAAGGGAAGTACGCTCCGGGCACGATTCGCCCCGGCTACACAAAGTCCCTCCCGCTTGGCTTGCTTGATATCAAACAGGACTTGAACGCTCGGGCAAAAATGTGCGTGCGTTGCCACTATCTGACAGATCAGAAGATTCTTGCCGCAGGCCATCCCTCCGGAGAGAAATTCAACTACCGTTCGGGAATGAAATCCGTTGCCAAGCATTGGCGGCATCCTATCACCGATGAAGATCAAAGCGTAAAATACTTTGCGGATGCAAAGAAGGTACGGGGACCCGCAACAGCAGGGCCTGCACCAAAACCCGCCGGGAAGCCGGGCAACGCAACGGTAGGCGTACAATCCGTTTCCGGGCAAAGCGTTACGGACATTGATCAAGAAGGGGATTCAGCCCCGCGTCAACGCGTGCGCAGGCCGCCGCCACCTCCGAAGCCCGTGCCGGCCGATGTAAGCGCCGCGCCGCCTCCCCCAAAGGAGCCGATTGTGCTTCCGCCGTTTCCGGCAATCACCGACAGCACCCGGGTAGACTCGGTGTTATTATTGTTGAAGCAGCGGCTTGAGTTGTTGTACAGGAAAACCGGCGGGTAG